One stretch of Passer domesticus isolate bPasDom1 chromosome 2, bPasDom1.hap1, whole genome shotgun sequence DNA includes these proteins:
- the KEL gene encoding kell blood group glycoprotein isoform X2, with protein MSTVPQTCDQELRTGAKKERCLQGKSLLLCALLLSTLLGFTLLITYLVMTCALGSCDAVSDPALLERLLNSRNDTVNPCENFYKYACGRWEGKQSSRTREESLNVFDVLLEENLLIVKRLLESPQSGIRGSAKEKAIQFYRSCMDTERIESQGAQPLKDLLNEVGGWHNTIVGETKDFNETLQILMSRYSTFPFFRVHVGPTPFDPNTNIIQIDHPEFDIPLESEFKENNYLEVLRVYLSYLKKLGVLLGRSEDGPPDSFSLTLSFISNLQRFVTPLQKRQQRGMLFFHTTIRELQEKAPAIDWLACLKAVFHPVPMNLSQPVAVHDMDYLSNMSQLIERWHKGRVLHIYMIVCLVGNLSPALDSQFQDARLELYKILYGKMGSRMIPAERWRKCLTDTSSFFEPVLGKMIVQEIFPEQTKKFAEQMFSVIQDALCDRLDQVEWMDEKTRRKAKALVSKLQVEIGYPAHILQTDKVNLEYQNLEINEDTFFLNVVACLKVLRENSYLKLLQHNPQKNWHVHPWSVHSYYSISHHMVVFPAGMFRSPFFHMEFPSAVNFGAIGVFMAHEILHSFYGYVLPEGCPACNRSALQSSIDCLVEQYESYSFNVNGTFTLLENTADTGGLAIAYQAYKNWLKKHKEEGLPKIGLSHDQLFYLSFAHAMCGHQDPEKLQSSLNTDPHSPLPLRVSGPVSNSQDFSKSFQCPSGSLMNPDKKCRIW; from the exons ATGAGCACTGTTCCACAG aCCTGTGACCAGGAGCTGAGAACAGGTGCAAAGAAAGAACGATGCCTTCAGGGGAAAAGCCTACTTCTGTGTGCACTTCTTCTCAGTACTCTCCTTGGCTTTACACTGCTCATCACCTACCTCGTGATGACTTGTGCTCTAG GATCCTGTGATGCTGTGTCAGATCCTGCTCTGTTGGAAAGACTTCTGAATTCTAGGAATGACACTGTTAACCCCTGTGAGAACTTCTACAAATATGCCTGTGGCAGATGGGAAGGCAAACAGTCAAGCAGAACCCGAGAAGAATCACTAAACGTATTTGATGTGTTGTTGGAAGAAAACCTGTTGATCGTGAAAAGGCTTTTAG aaagtcCACAGTCTGGGATAAGAGGCTCAGCCAAGGAGAAAGCAATACAATTTTATCGTTCCTGCATGGATACTGAACGAATAGAATCCCAAGGAGCTCAGCCATTGAAGGACCTCCTAAATGAG GTTGGTGGATGGCATAACACAATTGTGGGGGAAACAAAAGATTTTAATGAAACTCTTCAGATTCTCATGAGCAGATACAgcacttttccattttttagAGTCCATGTGGGACCTACTCCTTTTGACCCCAATACCAATATTATTCAG ATTGACCATCCTGAGTTTGATATTCCACTTGAGAGTGAATTCAAAGAGAACAATTATCTTGAG GTTCTCCGTGTGTATCTTTCGTATTTGAAGAAATTGGGGGTCCTACTTGGAAGGTCAGAGGATGGTCCCCCTGACTCCTTTTCCCTGACGTTGTCCTTCATTTCTAACCTCCAGCGATTTGTCACTCCACTGCAGAAAAGACAGCAGAGGGGGATGCTGTTCTTTCACACTACCATTAGGGAGCTACAG GAAAAGGCACCTGCAATTGACTGGCTGGCGTGTCTCAAGGCAGTTTTCCATCCTGTGCCAATGAACCTCTCTCAGCCAGTTGCAGTGCATGACATGGATTACTTAAGCAACATGTCACAGCTCATCGAGAGATGGCACAAGGGAAG GGTCCTTCACATTTACATGATTGTTTGTCTGGTTGGGAATCTCTCCCCAGCCCTTGACAGTCAATTCCAAGATGCGCGCCTGGAGCTGTATAAGATCCTTTATGGAAAAATGGGATCTAGAATG ATCCCAGCTGAGCGCTGGAGGAAGTGCTTGACTGATACCAGCTCTTTCTTTGAGCCAGTCCTAGGGAAGATGATCGTGCAAGAAATTTTTCCTGAGCAGACCAAGAAATTT GCTGAGCAGATGTTCTCTGTGATCCAAGATGCCCTCTGTGACCGCCTGGATCAGGTGGAGTGGATGGATGAAAAGACTCGCCGAAAAGCTAAAGCTTTG GTATCCAAACTACAAGTGGAGATTGGTTATCCAGCTCACATACTCCAGACTGACAAAGTGAACCTGGAATACCAGAAT CTGGAGATAAATGAAGACACTTTTTTCCTCAATGTGGTGGCTTGCTTGAAAGTACTGAGGGAAAATTCCTACCTGAAGCTCCTTCAGCATAACCCACAGAAAAA ctGGCATGTGCACCCCTGGAGTGTGCATTCATACTATTCAATAAGCCACCACATGGTGGTCTTTCCGGCTGGAATGTTCCGCAGTCCTTTTTTCCACATGGAGTTTCCCAG cGCTGTGAATTTTGGAGCCATCGGGGTCTTCATGGCACATGAAATTCTTCACTCATTCTATGGTTATG TGCTGCCTGAGGGCTGTCCTGCATGCAACAGGAGTGCACTACAAAGCTCTATAGACTGTTTGGTTGAGCAGTATGAAAGCTACAGCTTTAATGTCAATGGCACCTTCACACTGTTGGAGAATACAGCTGACACTGGAGGGCTCGCCATCGCCTACCAG GCCTATAAGAATTGGCTGAAAAAGCACAAAGAAGAGGGTTTACCTAAGATTGGACTTTCACACGATCAACTTTTCTACCTCAGTTTTGCTCAT GCAATGTGTGGACACCAGGACCCAGAAAAGCTCCAGTCTTCCCTGAACACAGATCCACACAGTCCCTTGCCACTTCGTGTCTCTGGGCCTGTCAGCAATAGCCAGGACTTTTCCAAGAGCTTCCAGTGTCCCAGTGGATCCCTGATGAACCCAGATAAGAAATGCCGCATCTGGTAG
- the KEL gene encoding kell blood group glycoprotein isoform X1 yields MSTVPQTCDQELRTGAKKERCLQGKSLLLCALLLSTLLGFTLLITYLVMTCALGSCDAVSDPALLERLLNSRNDTVNPCENFYKYACGRWEGKQSSRTREESLNVFDVLLEENLLIVKRLLESPQSGIRGSAKEKAIQFYRSCMDTERIESQGAQPLKDLLNEVGGWHNTIVGETKDFNETLQILMSRYSTFPFFRVHVGPTPFDPNTNIIQIDHPEFDIPLESEFKENNYLEVLRVYLSYLKKLGVLLGRSEDGPPDSFSLTLSFISNLQRFVTPLQKRQQRGMLFFHTTIRELQEKAPAIDWLACLKAVFHPVPMNLSQPVAVHDMDYLSNMSQLIERWHKGSIQFHLHTQVLHIYMIVCLVGNLSPALDSQFQDARLELYKILYGKMGSRMIPAERWRKCLTDTSSFFEPVLGKMIVQEIFPEQTKKFAEQMFSVIQDALCDRLDQVEWMDEKTRRKAKALVSKLQVEIGYPAHILQTDKVNLEYQNLEINEDTFFLNVVACLKVLRENSYLKLLQHNPQKNWHVHPWSVHSYYSISHHMVVFPAGMFRSPFFHMEFPSAVNFGAIGVFMAHEILHSFYGYVLPEGCPACNRSALQSSIDCLVEQYESYSFNVNGTFTLLENTADTGGLAIAYQAYKNWLKKHKEEGLPKIGLSHDQLFYLSFAHAMCGHQDPEKLQSSLNTDPHSPLPLRVSGPVSNSQDFSKSFQCPSGSLMNPDKKCRIW; encoded by the exons ATGAGCACTGTTCCACAG aCCTGTGACCAGGAGCTGAGAACAGGTGCAAAGAAAGAACGATGCCTTCAGGGGAAAAGCCTACTTCTGTGTGCACTTCTTCTCAGTACTCTCCTTGGCTTTACACTGCTCATCACCTACCTCGTGATGACTTGTGCTCTAG GATCCTGTGATGCTGTGTCAGATCCTGCTCTGTTGGAAAGACTTCTGAATTCTAGGAATGACACTGTTAACCCCTGTGAGAACTTCTACAAATATGCCTGTGGCAGATGGGAAGGCAAACAGTCAAGCAGAACCCGAGAAGAATCACTAAACGTATTTGATGTGTTGTTGGAAGAAAACCTGTTGATCGTGAAAAGGCTTTTAG aaagtcCACAGTCTGGGATAAGAGGCTCAGCCAAGGAGAAAGCAATACAATTTTATCGTTCCTGCATGGATACTGAACGAATAGAATCCCAAGGAGCTCAGCCATTGAAGGACCTCCTAAATGAG GTTGGTGGATGGCATAACACAATTGTGGGGGAAACAAAAGATTTTAATGAAACTCTTCAGATTCTCATGAGCAGATACAgcacttttccattttttagAGTCCATGTGGGACCTACTCCTTTTGACCCCAATACCAATATTATTCAG ATTGACCATCCTGAGTTTGATATTCCACTTGAGAGTGAATTCAAAGAGAACAATTATCTTGAG GTTCTCCGTGTGTATCTTTCGTATTTGAAGAAATTGGGGGTCCTACTTGGAAGGTCAGAGGATGGTCCCCCTGACTCCTTTTCCCTGACGTTGTCCTTCATTTCTAACCTCCAGCGATTTGTCACTCCACTGCAGAAAAGACAGCAGAGGGGGATGCTGTTCTTTCACACTACCATTAGGGAGCTACAG GAAAAGGCACCTGCAATTGACTGGCTGGCGTGTCTCAAGGCAGTTTTCCATCCTGTGCCAATGAACCTCTCTCAGCCAGTTGCAGTGCATGACATGGATTACTTAAGCAACATGTCACAGCTCATCGAGAGATGGCACAAGGGAAG CATTCAGTTCCATCTTCACACACA GGTCCTTCACATTTACATGATTGTTTGTCTGGTTGGGAATCTCTCCCCAGCCCTTGACAGTCAATTCCAAGATGCGCGCCTGGAGCTGTATAAGATCCTTTATGGAAAAATGGGATCTAGAATG ATCCCAGCTGAGCGCTGGAGGAAGTGCTTGACTGATACCAGCTCTTTCTTTGAGCCAGTCCTAGGGAAGATGATCGTGCAAGAAATTTTTCCTGAGCAGACCAAGAAATTT GCTGAGCAGATGTTCTCTGTGATCCAAGATGCCCTCTGTGACCGCCTGGATCAGGTGGAGTGGATGGATGAAAAGACTCGCCGAAAAGCTAAAGCTTTG GTATCCAAACTACAAGTGGAGATTGGTTATCCAGCTCACATACTCCAGACTGACAAAGTGAACCTGGAATACCAGAAT CTGGAGATAAATGAAGACACTTTTTTCCTCAATGTGGTGGCTTGCTTGAAAGTACTGAGGGAAAATTCCTACCTGAAGCTCCTTCAGCATAACCCACAGAAAAA ctGGCATGTGCACCCCTGGAGTGTGCATTCATACTATTCAATAAGCCACCACATGGTGGTCTTTCCGGCTGGAATGTTCCGCAGTCCTTTTTTCCACATGGAGTTTCCCAG cGCTGTGAATTTTGGAGCCATCGGGGTCTTCATGGCACATGAAATTCTTCACTCATTCTATGGTTATG TGCTGCCTGAGGGCTGTCCTGCATGCAACAGGAGTGCACTACAAAGCTCTATAGACTGTTTGGTTGAGCAGTATGAAAGCTACAGCTTTAATGTCAATGGCACCTTCACACTGTTGGAGAATACAGCTGACACTGGAGGGCTCGCCATCGCCTACCAG GCCTATAAGAATTGGCTGAAAAAGCACAAAGAAGAGGGTTTACCTAAGATTGGACTTTCACACGATCAACTTTTCTACCTCAGTTTTGCTCAT GCAATGTGTGGACACCAGGACCCAGAAAAGCTCCAGTCTTCCCTGAACACAGATCCACACAGTCCCTTGCCACTTCGTGTCTCTGGGCCTGTCAGCAATAGCCAGGACTTTTCCAAGAGCTTCCAGTGTCCCAGTGGATCCCTGATGAACCCAGATAAGAAATGCCGCATCTGGTAG
- the KEL gene encoding kell blood group glycoprotein isoform X3, giving the protein MSTVPQTCDQELRTGAKKERCLQGKSLLLCALLLSTLLGFTLLITYLVMTCALGSCDAVSDPALLERLLNSRNDTVNPCENFYKYACGRWEGKQSSRTREESLNVFDVLLEENLLIVKRLLESPQSGIRGSAKEKAIQFYRSCMDTERIESQGAQPLKDLLNEVGGWHNTIVGETKDFNETLQILMSRYSTFPFFRVHVGPTPFDPNTNIIQIDHPEFDIPLESEFKENNYLEVTYQRLKKGSPCVSFVFEEIGGPTWKKRQQRGMLFFHTTIRELQEKAPAIDWLACLKAVFHPVPMNLSQPVAVHDMDYLSNMSQLIERWHKGSIQFHLHTQVLHIYMIVCLVGNLSPALDSQFQDARLELYKILYGKMGSRMIPAERWRKCLTDTSSFFEPVLGKMIVQEIFPEQTKKFAEQMFSVIQDALCDRLDQVEWMDEKTRRKAKALVSKLQVEIGYPAHILQTDKVNLEYQNLEINEDTFFLNVVACLKVLRENSYLKLLQHNPQKNWHVHPWSVHSYYSISHHMVVFPAGMFRSPFFHMEFPSAVNFGAIGVFMAHEILHSFYGYVLPEGCPACNRSALQSSIDCLVEQYESYSFNVNGTFTLLENTADTGGLAIAYQAYKNWLKKHKEEGLPKIGLSHDQLFYLSFAHAMCGHQDPEKLQSSLNTDPHSPLPLRVSGPVSNSQDFSKSFQCPSGSLMNPDKKCRIW; this is encoded by the exons ATGAGCACTGTTCCACAG aCCTGTGACCAGGAGCTGAGAACAGGTGCAAAGAAAGAACGATGCCTTCAGGGGAAAAGCCTACTTCTGTGTGCACTTCTTCTCAGTACTCTCCTTGGCTTTACACTGCTCATCACCTACCTCGTGATGACTTGTGCTCTAG GATCCTGTGATGCTGTGTCAGATCCTGCTCTGTTGGAAAGACTTCTGAATTCTAGGAATGACACTGTTAACCCCTGTGAGAACTTCTACAAATATGCCTGTGGCAGATGGGAAGGCAAACAGTCAAGCAGAACCCGAGAAGAATCACTAAACGTATTTGATGTGTTGTTGGAAGAAAACCTGTTGATCGTGAAAAGGCTTTTAG aaagtcCACAGTCTGGGATAAGAGGCTCAGCCAAGGAGAAAGCAATACAATTTTATCGTTCCTGCATGGATACTGAACGAATAGAATCCCAAGGAGCTCAGCCATTGAAGGACCTCCTAAATGAG GTTGGTGGATGGCATAACACAATTGTGGGGGAAACAAAAGATTTTAATGAAACTCTTCAGATTCTCATGAGCAGATACAgcacttttccattttttagAGTCCATGTGGGACCTACTCCTTTTGACCCCAATACCAATATTATTCAG ATTGACCATCCTGAGTTTGATATTCCACTTGAGAGTGAATTCAAAGAGAACAATTATCTTGAGGTAACATATCAGAGGCTGAAGAAAG GTTCTCCGTGTGTATCTTTCGTATTTGAAGAAATTGGGGGTCCTACTTGGAAG AAAAGACAGCAGAGGGGGATGCTGTTCTTTCACACTACCATTAGGGAGCTACAG GAAAAGGCACCTGCAATTGACTGGCTGGCGTGTCTCAAGGCAGTTTTCCATCCTGTGCCAATGAACCTCTCTCAGCCAGTTGCAGTGCATGACATGGATTACTTAAGCAACATGTCACAGCTCATCGAGAGATGGCACAAGGGAAG CATTCAGTTCCATCTTCACACACA GGTCCTTCACATTTACATGATTGTTTGTCTGGTTGGGAATCTCTCCCCAGCCCTTGACAGTCAATTCCAAGATGCGCGCCTGGAGCTGTATAAGATCCTTTATGGAAAAATGGGATCTAGAATG ATCCCAGCTGAGCGCTGGAGGAAGTGCTTGACTGATACCAGCTCTTTCTTTGAGCCAGTCCTAGGGAAGATGATCGTGCAAGAAATTTTTCCTGAGCAGACCAAGAAATTT GCTGAGCAGATGTTCTCTGTGATCCAAGATGCCCTCTGTGACCGCCTGGATCAGGTGGAGTGGATGGATGAAAAGACTCGCCGAAAAGCTAAAGCTTTG GTATCCAAACTACAAGTGGAGATTGGTTATCCAGCTCACATACTCCAGACTGACAAAGTGAACCTGGAATACCAGAAT CTGGAGATAAATGAAGACACTTTTTTCCTCAATGTGGTGGCTTGCTTGAAAGTACTGAGGGAAAATTCCTACCTGAAGCTCCTTCAGCATAACCCACAGAAAAA ctGGCATGTGCACCCCTGGAGTGTGCATTCATACTATTCAATAAGCCACCACATGGTGGTCTTTCCGGCTGGAATGTTCCGCAGTCCTTTTTTCCACATGGAGTTTCCCAG cGCTGTGAATTTTGGAGCCATCGGGGTCTTCATGGCACATGAAATTCTTCACTCATTCTATGGTTATG TGCTGCCTGAGGGCTGTCCTGCATGCAACAGGAGTGCACTACAAAGCTCTATAGACTGTTTGGTTGAGCAGTATGAAAGCTACAGCTTTAATGTCAATGGCACCTTCACACTGTTGGAGAATACAGCTGACACTGGAGGGCTCGCCATCGCCTACCAG GCCTATAAGAATTGGCTGAAAAAGCACAAAGAAGAGGGTTTACCTAAGATTGGACTTTCACACGATCAACTTTTCTACCTCAGTTTTGCTCAT GCAATGTGTGGACACCAGGACCCAGAAAAGCTCCAGTCTTCCCTGAACACAGATCCACACAGTCCCTTGCCACTTCGTGTCTCTGGGCCTGTCAGCAATAGCCAGGACTTTTCCAAGAGCTTCCAGTGTCCCAGTGGATCCCTGATGAACCCAGATAAGAAATGCCGCATCTGGTAG
- the KEL gene encoding kell blood group glycoprotein isoform X4, producing the protein MDTERIESQGAQPLKDLLNEVGGWHNTIVGETKDFNETLQILMSRYSTFPFFRVHVGPTPFDPNTNIIQIDHPEFDIPLESEFKENNYLEVLRVYLSYLKKLGVLLGRSEDGPPDSFSLTLSFISNLQRFVTPLQKRQQRGMLFFHTTIRELQEKAPAIDWLACLKAVFHPVPMNLSQPVAVHDMDYLSNMSQLIERWHKGSIQFHLHTQVLHIYMIVCLVGNLSPALDSQFQDARLELYKILYGKMGSRMIPAERWRKCLTDTSSFFEPVLGKMIVQEIFPEQTKKFAEQMFSVIQDALCDRLDQVEWMDEKTRRKAKALVSKLQVEIGYPAHILQTDKVNLEYQNLEINEDTFFLNVVACLKVLRENSYLKLLQHNPQKNWHVHPWSVHSYYSISHHMVVFPAGMFRSPFFHMEFPSAVNFGAIGVFMAHEILHSFYGYVLPEGCPACNRSALQSSIDCLVEQYESYSFNVNGTFTLLENTADTGGLAIAYQAYKNWLKKHKEEGLPKIGLSHDQLFYLSFAHAMCGHQDPEKLQSSLNTDPHSPLPLRVSGPVSNSQDFSKSFQCPSGSLMNPDKKCRIW; encoded by the exons ATGGATACTGAACGAATAGAATCCCAAGGAGCTCAGCCATTGAAGGACCTCCTAAATGAG GTTGGTGGATGGCATAACACAATTGTGGGGGAAACAAAAGATTTTAATGAAACTCTTCAGATTCTCATGAGCAGATACAgcacttttccattttttagAGTCCATGTGGGACCTACTCCTTTTGACCCCAATACCAATATTATTCAG ATTGACCATCCTGAGTTTGATATTCCACTTGAGAGTGAATTCAAAGAGAACAATTATCTTGAG GTTCTCCGTGTGTATCTTTCGTATTTGAAGAAATTGGGGGTCCTACTTGGAAGGTCAGAGGATGGTCCCCCTGACTCCTTTTCCCTGACGTTGTCCTTCATTTCTAACCTCCAGCGATTTGTCACTCCACTGCAGAAAAGACAGCAGAGGGGGATGCTGTTCTTTCACACTACCATTAGGGAGCTACAG GAAAAGGCACCTGCAATTGACTGGCTGGCGTGTCTCAAGGCAGTTTTCCATCCTGTGCCAATGAACCTCTCTCAGCCAGTTGCAGTGCATGACATGGATTACTTAAGCAACATGTCACAGCTCATCGAGAGATGGCACAAGGGAAG CATTCAGTTCCATCTTCACACACA GGTCCTTCACATTTACATGATTGTTTGTCTGGTTGGGAATCTCTCCCCAGCCCTTGACAGTCAATTCCAAGATGCGCGCCTGGAGCTGTATAAGATCCTTTATGGAAAAATGGGATCTAGAATG ATCCCAGCTGAGCGCTGGAGGAAGTGCTTGACTGATACCAGCTCTTTCTTTGAGCCAGTCCTAGGGAAGATGATCGTGCAAGAAATTTTTCCTGAGCAGACCAAGAAATTT GCTGAGCAGATGTTCTCTGTGATCCAAGATGCCCTCTGTGACCGCCTGGATCAGGTGGAGTGGATGGATGAAAAGACTCGCCGAAAAGCTAAAGCTTTG GTATCCAAACTACAAGTGGAGATTGGTTATCCAGCTCACATACTCCAGACTGACAAAGTGAACCTGGAATACCAGAAT CTGGAGATAAATGAAGACACTTTTTTCCTCAATGTGGTGGCTTGCTTGAAAGTACTGAGGGAAAATTCCTACCTGAAGCTCCTTCAGCATAACCCACAGAAAAA ctGGCATGTGCACCCCTGGAGTGTGCATTCATACTATTCAATAAGCCACCACATGGTGGTCTTTCCGGCTGGAATGTTCCGCAGTCCTTTTTTCCACATGGAGTTTCCCAG cGCTGTGAATTTTGGAGCCATCGGGGTCTTCATGGCACATGAAATTCTTCACTCATTCTATGGTTATG TGCTGCCTGAGGGCTGTCCTGCATGCAACAGGAGTGCACTACAAAGCTCTATAGACTGTTTGGTTGAGCAGTATGAAAGCTACAGCTTTAATGTCAATGGCACCTTCACACTGTTGGAGAATACAGCTGACACTGGAGGGCTCGCCATCGCCTACCAG GCCTATAAGAATTGGCTGAAAAAGCACAAAGAAGAGGGTTTACCTAAGATTGGACTTTCACACGATCAACTTTTCTACCTCAGTTTTGCTCAT GCAATGTGTGGACACCAGGACCCAGAAAAGCTCCAGTCTTCCCTGAACACAGATCCACACAGTCCCTTGCCACTTCGTGTCTCTGGGCCTGTCAGCAATAGCCAGGACTTTTCCAAGAGCTTCCAGTGTCCCAGTGGATCCCTGATGAACCCAGATAAGAAATGCCGCATCTGGTAG